The Leguminivora glycinivorella isolate SPB_JAAS2020 chromosome 1, LegGlyc_1.1, whole genome shotgun sequence genome includes a region encoding these proteins:
- the LOC125225368 gene encoding uncharacterized protein LOC125225368, whose translation MSHSSSSTWTEALPLILLGIRSAVKEDLQATPAELVYGETLRLPGQFLSPMPDYKVGDVTEYATRLRSHMANLSPRPASWHIKSTPFYIPRGLETCSHVFLRVDRVRSSLEPPYEGPYKVMRRQKKFYSIDIKGKLNNVTVDRLKPAYIMREESPQPPELGSNDVDVEKQTRSGRHVRFPARYRP comes from the coding sequence ATGTCgcactcatcatcatcaacgTGGACCGAAGCTCTTCCTCTCATCCTACTGGGTATCCGGAGTGCCGTGAAAGAAGATCTTCAGGCTACTCCCGCAGAGCTCGTATATGGTGAGACGCTCCGTCTACCTGGGCAGTTCCTCTCACCTATGCCCGACTATAAAGTAGGAGATGTCACAGAATATGCTACTCGCTTACGCTCTCACATGGCCAACCTTTCTCCAAGACCAGCTTCGTGGCACATCAAATCAACTCCCTTTTACATCCCACGTGGCTTAGAGACTTGTTCCCACGTTTTTCTTCGAGTCGACCGTGTCCGCAGCTCACTTGAACCACCCTATGAAGGCCCGTATAAAGTCATGAGACGACAGAAGAAATTCTATTCCATTGACATAAAGGGCAAGCTAAACAATGTGACGGTGGATAGACTGAAACCTGCATATATCATGCGTGAAGAATCGCCTCAACCACCTGAGTTAGGCAGCAATGATGTCGACGTAGAGAAGCAGACGAGAAGTGGAAGACACGTCAGGTTCCCTGCTAGATATCGACCGTAG